One genomic window of Helicobacter canis includes the following:
- a CDS encoding DMT family transporter, with amino-acid sequence MIKGHIFALSSVFFWSALYVCVKILLGYFSPFELLILQFGLGYCFLLLYRPKYLRLPLQDELRIACAGLCGIAIYNLFLNLAMEQTTASNVSIIIATAPLFTGIFSFILQIEKPYINFFLGFVLCIAGVALLSQGFSIKPVGDVLALISALGWGAYSVLIVRILARGYDLVLITRRMIFYGIVFLLPGFLLFDFSPNLAALSDPKVSINLLIVAFFASGLCFILWNRATTLIGAIQTNIYVYLTPIITIFVAMILLGERIELMGFVGVALTLLGVALSEWRKK; translated from the coding sequence ATGATAAAGGGACATATTTTTGCGCTAAGTAGTGTGTTTTTCTGGTCGGCTTTGTATGTATGTGTGAAGATCCTGCTAGGGTATTTCTCACCCTTTGAGCTGCTGATTTTGCAATTTGGACTAGGCTATTGCTTCTTGCTACTCTATCGCCCAAAATACTTGCGTTTGCCACTTCAAGATGAGCTAAGGATCGCCTGTGCTGGGCTATGTGGGATAGCTATATATAACTTATTTTTAAATCTTGCTATGGAGCAAACGACCGCTTCAAATGTGAGCATTATCATCGCTACTGCGCCGCTATTTACGGGGATATTTAGCTTTATCTTGCAGATAGAAAAGCCTTATATTAACTTTTTCTTAGGCTTTGTGCTGTGTATCGCTGGGGTAGCACTGCTTAGTCAGGGCTTTAGCATTAAGCCTGTGGGCGATGTGCTAGCACTGATCTCTGCGCTGGGCTGGGGGGCATACTCGGTGCTAATAGTTAGGATCTTAGCTAGAGGGTATGATTTGGTGCTTATTACAAGGCGTATGATTTTTTATGGGATAGTGTTTTTACTCCCGGGGTTTTTGCTCTTTGACTTTTCTCCAAATCTAGCAGCCCTAAGCGATCCAAAAGTCTCTATCAATCTTTTGATAGTCGCTTTTTTTGCCTCTGGGCTGTGCTTTATCCTGTGGAATCGCGCCACCACGCTCATTGGCGCGATACAGACAAATATCTATGTCTATCTAACCCCCATTATCACCATCTTTGTGGCGATGATCTTACTAGGTGAGCGCATAGAGCTTATGGGCTTTGTGGGAGTCGCGCTTACCCTGCTTGGTGTAGCCCTTAGCGAGTGGCGCAAGAAATAA
- the aspA gene encoding aspartate ammonia-lyase — protein sequence MGKRVEHDFIGELEIADDVYYGVQTFRALQNFNITGDKLSGYPSFIKAFAQVKKAAALANNELKLLDSTKKDAICKACDRLIAGELRDQFVVDMIQGGAGTSTNMNTNEVVANLALEIMGHKKGDYQHCHPNDHVNLSQSTNDSYPTAIHVALYDELSALAKDMEVLKKSFENKSKEFKDVLKMGRTQLQDAVPMTLGQEFHTFSVMMGEDITRVLEARSLVTEINMGGTAIGTGINSHPDYPKIVQKYLCEVTGHPFKTADDLIEATQDTGAYVQVSGVLKRVAVKLSKVCNDLRLLSSGPRAGLNEINLPKMQPGSSIMPGKVNPVIPEVVNQVCYAVIGNDVTVSFASEGGQLQLNVFEPVIAYGLFNSISMMRNAMLTLASKCVDGITANEKVCSDFVYNSIGIVTALNPYIGYENSASIAKESLQTGKPVKEIALERKLLSKEQLDEIFQPQNMLNPHMSAEDKAKFQKNSPFV from the coding sequence ATGGGAAAACGCGTAGAACACGATTTTATAGGGGAGCTAGAAATTGCTGATGATGTGTATTATGGAGTGCAAACTTTTAGAGCATTGCAAAACTTCAATATCACAGGTGATAAACTCAGTGGCTATCCAAGCTTTATCAAAGCTTTCGCACAGGTAAAAAAGGCAGCAGCTCTAGCAAATAATGAGCTAAAACTACTAGATAGCACAAAAAAAGATGCTATTTGCAAAGCGTGTGATAGGCTTATCGCTGGGGAATTACGCGACCAATTTGTCGTAGATATGATCCAAGGGGGCGCAGGGACTAGCACAAATATGAATACCAATGAAGTGGTAGCAAACCTTGCATTAGAGATTATGGGACATAAAAAGGGTGATTATCAACACTGCCACCCAAATGACCATGTCAATCTCTCTCAATCTACAAATGATTCTTACCCAACAGCTATTCACGTAGCCCTTTATGATGAGCTTTCAGCCCTTGCAAAAGATATGGAAGTGCTTAAAAAATCCTTTGAAAATAAATCAAAAGAGTTTAAAGATGTGCTAAAAATGGGACGCACACAGCTCCAAGATGCTGTGCCTATGACTTTAGGGCAGGAGTTTCATACTTTTTCTGTGATGATGGGCGAAGATATTACTAGAGTGCTAGAAGCAAGAAGCCTTGTAACAGAAATCAATATGGGCGGCACAGCAATCGGCACAGGGATAAACTCTCACCCAGACTATCCAAAAATCGTGCAAAAATATCTTTGCGAAGTTACAGGACACCCTTTCAAAACTGCTGATGATTTGATTGAAGCCACCCAAGATACAGGCGCGTATGTGCAAGTAAGTGGTGTGCTAAAAAGAGTAGCGGTAAAACTCTCTAAAGTATGCAATGACTTACGACTACTAAGCTCTGGACCTCGTGCTGGGCTAAATGAGATAAATCTACCTAAAATGCAGCCCGGAAGCTCCATTATGCCCGGAAAAGTAAATCCGGTAATTCCAGAAGTAGTCAATCAAGTGTGCTATGCGGTTATCGGTAATGATGTAACTGTGAGCTTTGCGAGTGAAGGCGGACAATTGCAACTCAATGTATTTGAGCCAGTGATTGCCTATGGGCTCTTTAACTCTATCTCTATGATGAGAAACGCAATGCTTACCCTTGCGAGCAAATGTGTAGATGGAATCACAGCGAATGAAAAAGTATGTAGCGATTTTGTGTATAACAGCATAGGTATCGTTACTGCGTTAAACCCATATATCGGTTATGAAAACTCTGCGTCTATTGCTAAAGAATCTTTGCAAACAGGCAAACCGGTAAAAGAAATCGCATTAGAGCGAAAGCTTTTAAGCAAAGAGCAGTTAGATGAGATTTTCCAACCGCAAAATATGCTAAACCCTCATATGAGTGCGGAAGATAAAGCGAAGTTTCAAAAGAATTCGCCATTTGTGTAA